In the genome of Mycobacterium kansasii ATCC 12478, one region contains:
- a CDS encoding response regulator transcription factor: MDDEPTPSLLVVADDEDVLTSLERGLRLSGFDMTSAKTGPDALGVLAEARPQAVVVDIDQPTLRGVSVVSAVRSVDNRIPVCVLSGRSAISDRVPGLAEGADDFMYKPYRLSELVTRVRGLLCPPVLVTNFSTETISVGPLMVETGRRRASINGIEIQLTRREFDLLAVLAQHATEILSRARLLELVWGNSHFAADTRVVDAFIDSVRSKLDLVCGPRLLHTVPSAGFVLRVQQ; encoded by the coding sequence ATGGACGATGAACCCACACCAAGCCTCTTGGTAGTAGCCGATGACGAGGATGTATTGACTTCCTTGGAACGTGGGCTGCGGTTGTCTGGCTTTGATATGACAAGCGCGAAGACCGGCCCTGATGCGCTGGGCGTCCTCGCGGAGGCGCGACCCCAAGCCGTTGTGGTCGACATTGATCAGCCGACGCTGCGGGGCGTCAGCGTCGTCTCCGCCGTACGGTCTGTGGATAACCGGATACCAGTCTGTGTACTGAGTGGGCGCAGCGCGATCAGCGATCGCGTTCCCGGACTTGCGGAAGGCGCCGATGATTTTATGTACAAACCTTACAGATTGAGCGAGCTGGTCACTCGTGTGCGGGGTCTTTTGTGCCCACCTGTGTTGGTGACTAATTTCTCGACTGAGACGATCAGCGTCGGTCCCCTCATGGTGGAAACTGGCAGGCGCCGCGCAAGCATCAACGGTATCGAGATACAGCTCACTAGACGTGAGTTTGACCTGCTGGCCGTGCTCGCGCAACATGCGACCGAAATCCTGTCGCGCGCACGATTGCTGGAGCTGGTGTGGGGTAATAGTCATTTCGCCGCCGACACTCGCGTCGTCGATGCATTTATTGACAGCGTCCGTTCCAAGCTCGATCTGGTATGCGGACCCAGACTGCTACATACCGTGCCGAGCGCGGGTTTCGTCTTGCGGGTTCAACAGTGA
- a CDS encoding tyrosine-type recombinase/integrase, which translates to MTVATVQDSIDAGTLLSDYLDHVARLRLSDRAIRDRIRTAREFLARHPDLAAWMALPAVERAGELRSSGAWPLLCYAIGAGRLRLDVELAVIKQLTGLGAAVEMRDSAGFSAMREAGNRLGWSSSWIETVLGECLAVLVACHGGLVADLTEQAIDEFDSALSASSIPRSSRRAYRARLASLRQLLYEVRVLDAAPRRRPWARSLEQRFTDVAMAAPILDTLLRYIRVRAAVLRPKSVESLINDLLPFVEYLTAHHSKLTSLRELDRACIEDYLTWNRTRGWRGQRAAAGAGRTVSAAVAQSAVLSLRNLLDDITAWGWEEAPPRRLVFAADVPKLDQPLPRALAPDIDAAVMNAVARLDDSFARIGLTVLRGAGLRVGELLDLELGSIIDYGAAGTWLKVPLGKLATERMVPLSAATTAALDEWVTHRDAHRPLAHPRTGVLTDFLFTQYGRRLGYTRLRNGLLAAAQSSGLRGPDGGILVVTPHQLRHTWATELANAGMSMQALMALLGHVTPQMTIRYATLASPTLRAAYDDAMGKMRRQFTLTPVGRPILPDKVSWLHSEMLKTRVGHGYCARHPTAGACPYANICETCDNYITAPEFRGALTNQLADVQALKSDAENRGWTDEAARHDRVAHALTDHLQRLDR; encoded by the coding sequence ATGACCGTCGCTACGGTTCAGGACTCCATTGACGCCGGCACTTTGTTGAGTGACTACCTCGACCACGTCGCTCGCCTGCGCTTGAGTGATCGGGCGATTCGGGACCGGATCCGAACCGCACGGGAATTTCTTGCTCGTCACCCGGATCTGGCGGCGTGGATGGCTCTGCCGGCGGTTGAGCGGGCTGGCGAGCTTCGGTCGAGTGGGGCATGGCCCCTGCTGTGCTATGCGATCGGTGCCGGCCGGTTGCGGCTGGATGTTGAGCTGGCCGTCATTAAGCAGCTGACCGGGCTCGGTGCCGCGGTGGAGATGCGTGATTCGGCCGGGTTCTCCGCGATGCGTGAAGCGGGAAACCGGTTGGGCTGGAGCAGTTCCTGGATTGAAACTGTGCTCGGCGAGTGCTTGGCGGTGCTGGTGGCTTGCCATGGTGGGCTGGTCGCTGACCTCACCGAGCAGGCGATCGATGAATTCGACAGTGCGTTGTCGGCGAGTTCAATCCCGCGATCGTCACGGCGCGCCTACCGGGCGCGGTTGGCCAGCTTGCGCCAGCTGCTCTACGAGGTCCGGGTCCTCGACGCCGCTCCGCGACGACGACCGTGGGCACGCAGCCTCGAGCAACGTTTCACCGACGTGGCTATGGCTGCCCCGATCCTCGACACCCTGCTGCGCTATATCCGGGTCCGAGCCGCGGTGTTGCGGCCCAAATCGGTGGAATCGCTGATCAATGACCTGCTGCCGTTCGTCGAATACCTCACCGCCCACCACTCGAAGCTGACCAGCCTGCGCGAGCTCGACCGCGCCTGCATCGAGGACTATCTGACCTGGAACCGCACCCGCGGCTGGCGCGGGCAACGTGCCGCCGCCGGCGCCGGGCGCACCGTCTCGGCTGCGGTTGCCCAGTCGGCGGTGCTAAGCCTGCGCAACCTGCTCGATGACATCACCGCCTGGGGCTGGGAAGAAGCACCGCCGCGGCGACTGGTCTTCGCCGCCGACGTTCCCAAGCTTGACCAGCCGCTGCCGCGGGCACTGGCCCCTGACATCGATGCGGCGGTGATGAATGCTGTTGCCCGTCTAGATGATTCATTCGCTCGTATCGGGCTGACCGTGCTGCGCGGAGCGGGGCTGCGGGTGGGTGAGCTGCTCGACCTGGAACTGGGCAGCATCATCGACTACGGGGCGGCTGGCACCTGGCTAAAGGTACCGCTGGGCAAGCTGGCTACCGAACGCATGGTGCCGCTATCGGCGGCCACTACCGCTGCGCTCGACGAATGGGTCACCCACCGTGACGCACACCGGCCACTGGCCCATCCACGCACCGGCGTGCTCACCGACTTCCTGTTCACCCAGTACGGCCGCCGCCTGGGCTACACCCGACTGCGCAACGGGCTGCTGGCCGCGGCCCAATCCTCAGGGCTACGCGGACCCGACGGCGGCATCCTCGTCGTCACGCCTCATCAGCTGCGTCATACCTGGGCCACCGAACTCGCCAACGCCGGAATGAGTATGCAAGCGTTGATGGCGCTGCTCGGACATGTCACACCGCAGATGACGATCCGCTACGCCACCCTTGCCTCGCCAACCCTGCGCGCCGCCTACGACGACGCCATGGGCAAGATGCGTCGCCAGTTCACTCTCACCCCGGTCGGTCGACCCATCTTGCCCGACAAGGTCAGCTGGCTACACAGTGAGATGCTGAAAACCCGTGTCGGGCACGGCTACTGCGCGCGCCACCCAACCGCCGGCGCCTGCCCATATGCCAACATCTGCGAAACCTGCGACAACTACATCACCGCGCCCGAATTCCGCGGCGCCCTCACTAACCAACTCGCCGACGTCCAAGCCCTCAAATCCGACGCGGAGAACCGCGGCTGGACCGACGAAGCAGCCCGCCACGACCGCGTAGCCCATGCCCTCACCGACCATCTCCAACGCCTCGATCGTTGA
- a CDS encoding tyrosine-type recombinase/integrase has protein sequence MTVRVQRVDEGYRLGGDWEGLDSANAFLTHLAGRGFSAATVRAYAFDVANLARFLTERDVTLSEVQAPLVFDWIDWQGVRRTGRPQPGSAAASTVNRRVAAVRALFEYLAMTGRRGNNPVPSPRRGQGLRRSERGLLGHLGPGRARPGGRLVRQPQLLPESLPASDIDAFVATLGSHRDRAMVLAMLLGGLRSAEARGLLLADVDMGRRRLRVIGKGGKERYVPVDAAFFTEVAAYLRLERPAGLSTPQCFVVLRGPTTGAPVSEAGLRSLFRRHRELSGSIRVRPHRLRHTYGTELASAGIDLLALRALMGHASPETTARYVHLSLEQLAAEYGAARASLAGARR, from the coding sequence ATGACGGTGCGGGTGCAGCGCGTCGATGAGGGGTATCGGCTCGGTGGGGATTGGGAGGGGTTGGATTCGGCCAATGCGTTTCTCACGCATTTGGCCGGACGGGGATTTAGCGCGGCGACGGTTCGGGCGTATGCCTTCGACGTGGCGAATCTGGCGCGGTTCCTCACTGAGCGCGATGTGACGCTGTCCGAAGTGCAGGCTCCACTGGTATTCGACTGGATCGATTGGCAAGGGGTACGCCGCACCGGTCGGCCCCAGCCGGGCTCAGCTGCAGCCTCGACGGTGAACCGTCGGGTGGCGGCGGTACGCGCCTTGTTCGAGTACCTGGCGATGACCGGTCGCCGTGGGAACAACCCGGTCCCGTCGCCGCGGCGTGGGCAAGGGCTGCGCCGCTCGGAGCGCGGCCTGCTAGGTCATCTGGGTCCTGGGCGTGCCCGTCCTGGCGGCAGGTTGGTGCGCCAACCGCAGCTGCTTCCGGAATCGTTGCCGGCCAGCGACATCGATGCATTTGTCGCAACGCTGGGGTCACATCGGGATCGGGCCATGGTGCTGGCGATGCTGCTGGGCGGGTTGCGGTCGGCGGAAGCGCGCGGTCTGCTGCTGGCCGATGTGGACATGGGGCGGCGGCGGCTGCGGGTGATCGGCAAGGGCGGCAAGGAACGCTACGTGCCGGTCGATGCGGCATTCTTCACTGAGGTTGCTGCCTATCTGCGGTTGGAGCGCCCGGCTGGGCTGTCGACACCGCAGTGCTTCGTGGTGCTGCGCGGTCCGACGACGGGGGCGCCGGTTAGTGAGGCAGGGCTGCGCAGCTTGTTTCGCCGTCACCGTGAACTCTCCGGGTCCATCCGGGTGCGTCCGCATCGGCTGCGCCATACCTATGGTACCGAATTGGCTTCTGCGGGAATTGATCTGCTTGCATTACGGGCGTTGATGGGACACGCCTCACCGGAGACCACGGCCCGCTACGTGCACCTGTCACTGGAGCAGCTCGCCGCCGAATATGGTGCCGCCCGCGCCTCCTTGGCCGGAGCACGGCGATGA